A DNA window from Streptomyces sp. 71268 contains the following coding sequences:
- a CDS encoding 3-hydroxybutyryl-CoA dehydrogenase: MPLRTVAVVGLGTMGTGIAEVLARAGHEVIGIDVADTAARQAVAALAASTERAVRRGRITEQERREVLARFRVFADLSAAADADLVIEVVPEDYATKHEVFTALDAVVRPDTVLATGTNALSVTRLAADSAHPERVLGLHFFNPAPAMKLVEVVSSVLTSPVAVASVTALARELGKEPVSVGDRPGFVADGLLFGYLNQAAAMYESKYATREDIDAAMRLGCGLPMGPLALLDLIGVDTARTVLEAMYAASRDRLHAPAPILGQLSEAGLTGRKAGRGFYTYQEPGSDVVVADAQTPRPPEAAAEPGAGRPVNAVGVAGSGTMASGIAEVFAASGFQVVLAARSLAKAERAVARISGSLARSVSKGRLSEEAREAALARITVADSLDAFADVDLAVEAVAEDLAVKRRLFQTLDEVCKPGAVLATTTSSLPVISCARATSRPGDVIGMHFFNPAPAMKLVEVVRTVLTSDATHASVRAVCAAIRKHPVDCGDRAGFIVNALLFPYLNNAVKMVQEHYATPDDIDAAMKWGGGYPMGPFELLDVVGLDVSLAIEKVLHREFRDPGLAPAPLLEHLVAAGCLGRKTGRGFREHARA; this comes from the coding sequence ATGCCGTTGCGCACCGTCGCCGTCGTCGGCCTGGGCACCATGGGCACCGGCATCGCCGAGGTGTTGGCCCGCGCGGGCCACGAGGTCATCGGCATCGACGTCGCGGACACCGCGGCGCGGCAGGCCGTGGCCGCCCTCGCGGCGTCCACCGAGCGGGCCGTGCGGCGCGGGCGGATCACCGAACAAGAGCGGCGGGAGGTGCTCGCCAGGTTCCGGGTCTTCGCCGATCTGTCCGCCGCGGCCGACGCGGACCTGGTGATCGAGGTCGTGCCCGAGGACTACGCCACCAAGCACGAGGTGTTCACCGCGCTGGACGCCGTCGTGCGCCCCGACACGGTCCTGGCCACCGGCACCAACGCGCTGTCGGTGACCCGGCTCGCGGCCGACTCGGCCCACCCCGAACGCGTCCTCGGCCTGCACTTCTTCAACCCCGCACCGGCCATGAAGCTGGTCGAGGTGGTCTCGTCGGTGCTCACCTCGCCGGTGGCCGTCGCCTCGGTCACCGCGCTGGCCCGCGAACTCGGCAAGGAGCCCGTCTCGGTCGGCGACCGGCCCGGATTCGTCGCCGACGGGCTGCTGTTCGGCTACCTCAACCAGGCCGCGGCGATGTACGAGTCGAAGTACGCGACCCGCGAGGACATCGACGCGGCGATGCGGCTGGGCTGCGGGCTGCCGATGGGCCCGCTGGCGCTGCTCGACCTGATCGGCGTGGACACCGCGCGCACCGTGCTCGAAGCGATGTACGCGGCCTCGCGCGACCGCCTGCACGCGCCCGCGCCCATCCTGGGCCAGCTCAGCGAGGCCGGACTGACCGGGCGCAAGGCGGGCCGCGGCTTCTACACGTACCAGGAGCCGGGCAGCGACGTGGTGGTGGCGGACGCGCAGACACCCCGGCCCCCGGAAGCCGCCGCCGAGCCGGGCGCCGGGCGTCCGGTCAACGCGGTGGGCGTGGCCGGTTCGGGCACCATGGCCAGCGGCATCGCCGAGGTGTTCGCCGCCTCCGGGTTCCAGGTGGTGCTCGCCGCCCGGAGCCTGGCCAAGGCCGAGCGGGCGGTGGCGCGGATATCCGGGTCGCTGGCCCGGTCGGTGTCCAAGGGGCGGCTGAGCGAGGAGGCGCGGGAGGCGGCGTTGGCCCGCATCACCGTGGCCGACTCGCTGGACGCGTTCGCCGACGTGGACCTGGCCGTGGAGGCGGTGGCCGAGGACCTGGCGGTCAAGCGGCGGCTCTTCCAGACGCTGGACGAGGTCTGCAAGCCGGGCGCGGTGCTGGCCACCACGACCTCCTCGTTGCCGGTCATCTCCTGCGCCCGCGCAACATCCCGGCCGGGCGACGTGATCGGGATGCACTTCTTCAACCCGGCGCCGGCCATGAAGTTGGTGGAGGTGGTGCGCACCGTGCTGACCTCCGACGCGACGCACGCCAGCGTCCGCGCGGTGTGCGCCGCGATCCGCAAGCACCCGGTGGACTGCGGGGACCGGGCCGGCTTCATCGTGAACGCGCTGCTGTTCCCGTACCTGAACAACGCCGTGAAGATGGTGCAGGAGCACTACGCGACGCCGGACGACATCGACGCCGCGATGAAGTGGGGCGGCGGCTATCCGATGGGCCCCTTCGAACTCCTCGACGTCGTCGGCCTCGACGTGTCGCTGGCCATCGAGAAGGTGCTGCACCGCGAGTTCCGCGACCCCGGCCTCGCGCCCGCCCCGCTGCTCGAACACCTGGTGGCGGCGGGCTGCCTCGGCCGGAAGACGGGCCGCGGCTTCCGCGAGCATGCGAGGGCCTGA
- a CDS encoding CoA ester lyase has translation MSAHPSAAASPVDRLRPRRSCLAVPGSNPRFLEKAQGLAADQVFLDLEDACAPLAKEGARHTIVDALNNGDWTGKTRVVRVNDWTTHWTYRDVITVVEGAGPNLDCVMLPKVQDAQQVIALDLLLTQIEKTMGFEVGRIGIEAQIENARGLVNVDEIAAASPRLETIIFGPADFMASINMKSLVVGEQPPGYPADAYHYILMRILMAARANDLQAIDGPYLQIRNVDGYREVAGRAAALGFDGKWVLHPGQVEAANEVFSPSQEDYDHAELILDAYEWCTSEAGGKKGSAMLGDEMIDEASRKMALVIAGKGRAAGMTRTSKFEPPAA, from the coding sequence ATGAGTGCCCACCCGTCCGCCGCCGCCTCGCCCGTGGACCGGCTGCGCCCGCGCCGCTCCTGCCTCGCCGTCCCCGGCAGCAACCCGCGGTTCCTGGAGAAGGCCCAGGGGCTCGCCGCCGACCAGGTGTTCCTGGACCTGGAGGACGCGTGCGCGCCGCTGGCCAAGGAGGGCGCGCGGCACACCATCGTGGACGCGCTCAACAACGGCGACTGGACCGGCAAGACCAGGGTGGTGCGGGTCAACGACTGGACCACGCACTGGACCTACCGGGACGTCATCACCGTCGTCGAGGGCGCGGGACCGAACCTGGACTGCGTCATGCTGCCCAAGGTGCAGGACGCCCAGCAGGTGATCGCCCTGGACCTGCTGCTCACCCAGATCGAGAAGACGATGGGCTTCGAGGTGGGCCGGATCGGCATCGAGGCGCAGATCGAGAACGCCAGGGGCCTGGTCAACGTGGACGAGATCGCCGCCGCCTCGCCGCGCCTTGAGACCATCATCTTCGGGCCGGCCGACTTCATGGCCTCCATCAACATGAAGTCCCTGGTGGTCGGCGAGCAGCCGCCGGGCTACCCGGCCGACGCGTACCACTACATCCTCATGCGCATCCTGATGGCCGCCCGCGCGAACGACCTGCAGGCCATCGACGGCCCGTACCTCCAGATCAGGAACGTGGACGGGTACCGCGAGGTGGCCGGGCGCGCCGCCGCGCTCGGGTTCGACGGCAAGTGGGTGCTGCACCCGGGGCAGGTCGAGGCCGCCAACGAGGTCTTCTCGCCCTCGCAGGAGGACTACGACCACGCCGAGCTGATCCTCGACGCGTACGAGTGGTGCACCTCGGAGGCGGGCGGCAAGAAGGGTTCGGCGATGCTCGGCGACGAGATGATCGACGAGGCCAGCCGCAAGATGGCGCTGGTGATCGCGGGCAAGGGCCGGGCCGCGGGGATGACCCGCACCAGCAAGTTCGAGCCGCCCGCCGCCTGA
- a CDS encoding PE-PGRS family protein: protein MVNSGTGGEAVGFLGRVRDEIYTEDAGGVLRNVNPQDLEQLAKLIDGKGGTADGLREAFTRAATLGVSDVLAPLKPMNSWVADTGPDLRSRAAIARLEDGDPMAGLRWAGFTDADLKKYAGRPLGPDALLLANSVAASDDRAAASFRRQENESLDHWIHRLESKALAKITGLEPHEETVMSFVEAYSEIAGIARAATKTSLVSASMVKILGGNAVLRHFSGSPTVQQWQDRIYRKLRATGNRTLIRRGRAIRSWTPALRSLSAPGAWLPGRIAAMVFGGSQRYQQLSRVPLVAGTVDDRIGNAWDGVRRLAPMNATWRNWSVNRAIDFTLGSDSLAKEFGGKTHSQQEVVRAGQAKLTQVWRNSYTAARSGPSSVGRTAAVIKGARTTGKVSGMLRGASIVGGTFATYRSADKLYHRGLPWENGNFSSREKGASYVADVAELGFNASLTYANVNPSPYSYGATAVFGTVYLGAKTVEHWDDVKEAPGKAADWMGEKAEDFGAGVVNKAKDVGTVLNPKSWGF from the coding sequence GTGGTGAATTCAGGGACTGGAGGTGAAGCGGTCGGCTTCCTCGGACGTGTGCGTGATGAAATTTATACTGAAGATGCTGGAGGGGTGTTGCGAAACGTAAATCCGCAGGATCTGGAGCAGCTCGCGAAACTCATTGATGGTAAGGGCGGGACTGCGGATGGCTTGCGGGAGGCGTTTACTCGGGCCGCAACGCTCGGTGTGAGTGACGTGCTGGCTCCGCTCAAACCGATGAACTCCTGGGTGGCGGACACCGGCCCCGACCTACGCTCCCGTGCGGCCATCGCTCGCCTTGAGGATGGCGACCCCATGGCGGGATTGCGTTGGGCCGGTTTCACGGACGCGGATCTCAAGAAATACGCGGGTCGGCCTCTCGGACCGGATGCACTGCTGTTGGCCAACTCGGTTGCTGCGAGTGATGACCGGGCAGCGGCATCGTTTCGCCGCCAGGAGAACGAATCGCTCGACCATTGGATACATCGGCTAGAGTCCAAAGCGCTGGCGAAAATTACTGGGTTGGAGCCTCACGAAGAAACAGTCATGAGCTTCGTCGAGGCTTACAGTGAAATTGCGGGGATCGCCCGTGCAGCGACGAAGACTTCACTCGTCAGCGCTTCCATGGTCAAGATCCTGGGAGGGAACGCTGTACTCAGACACTTTTCTGGTAGCCCGACGGTTCAGCAATGGCAAGATCGCATATATCGAAAGCTGAGGGCGACCGGGAACCGGACGCTCATCCGTAGGGGAAGGGCGATCCGTAGTTGGACCCCTGCCCTCCGCTCGCTGTCGGCCCCGGGTGCCTGGCTCCCCGGGAGAATTGCGGCGATGGTGTTTGGCGGGAGCCAAAGATATCAGCAGCTTTCCCGCGTTCCCTTGGTGGCTGGCACGGTGGACGATCGTATCGGTAACGCTTGGGACGGGGTGCGTAGGCTCGCTCCCATGAATGCCACGTGGCGCAACTGGAGTGTCAACAGGGCGATTGACTTCACTCTGGGCTCAGACTCTCTGGCAAAGGAATTCGGAGGGAAGACCCACTCTCAGCAAGAGGTCGTCCGAGCCGGTCAGGCGAAGCTCACCCAAGTCTGGCGCAACTCCTACACGGCGGCGCGGAGTGGGCCGTCGAGCGTGGGGCGGACCGCAGCCGTCATCAAGGGGGCTCGCACTACGGGCAAGGTCTCGGGAATGCTGCGAGGGGCTTCCATCGTTGGTGGGACTTTTGCCACTTATCGGAGTGCTGACAAGCTGTACCACCGGGGGCTGCCCTGGGAAAATGGAAATTTCAGCAGTCGTGAGAAAGGCGCCAGTTATGTGGCGGACGTCGCGGAGCTGGGGTTCAATGCCTCGCTGACGTACGCGAACGTCAACCCCAGTCCGTACAGCTACGGTGCCACCGCTGTTTTCGGCACCGTCTATCTGGGTGCCAAGACCGTTGAGCACTGGGACGACGTGAAGGAAGCCCCGGGGAAGGCGGCCGACTGGATGGGGGAGAAGGCCGAGGACTTCGGGGCGGGTGTCGTCAACAAAGCCAAGGATGTGGGCACGGTGCTCAACCCGAAGAGCTGGGGGTTCTGA
- a CDS encoding HEAT repeat domain-containing protein: MEEELRELAARARAALTTAADHAAYEHLLALVRQNTPAAREELARVLVANGQPLCARETAAFALGCAGDRRAFEPLVMLLNYRDPAHCATAARALARLGDPRTARAAAVLATNPLRTAYALHPIRLLVELRAPESVPALVTTLRRLLAERDHYWPIARACVVGLGTLGDRRAAPILAAAREHERLRSEAEAALAQLAGKAPGAAGGPPRGDGRRDGARGARGDGLRGGVPGRRDPRPAARPPGQRPRPKP; this comes from the coding sequence ATGGAAGAAGAACTCCGCGAACTGGCGGCCCGAGCGCGGGCGGCACTGACGACAGCGGCCGATCACGCGGCGTACGAGCATCTCCTCGCTCTCGTACGCCAGAACACGCCCGCCGCGCGCGAGGAACTGGCCCGGGTGCTGGTGGCCAACGGCCAGCCGCTGTGCGCCCGGGAGACCGCGGCCTTCGCGCTGGGCTGCGCGGGCGACCGGCGGGCCTTCGAGCCACTGGTGATGCTCCTCAACTACCGCGACCCGGCGCACTGCGCGACCGCGGCCCGCGCGCTGGCCCGACTCGGCGACCCGCGTACCGCCCGCGCGGCGGCGGTGCTGGCCACCAACCCGCTGCGGACGGCCTACGCGCTGCACCCCATCCGGCTCCTGGTGGAACTGCGCGCCCCCGAGTCGGTGCCCGCGCTGGTCACCACGTTGCGGCGGCTGCTGGCCGAGCGCGACCACTACTGGCCGATCGCCCGCGCCTGTGTGGTCGGGCTCGGCACGCTGGGGGACCGGCGCGCGGCGCCCATCCTGGCGGCGGCGCGCGAGCACGAGCGGTTACGTTCGGAGGCGGAGGCGGCCCTGGCCCAACTGGCCGGCAAGGCGCCGGGGGCGGCCGGCGGGCCACCTCGCGGCGACGGGCGGCGCGACGGGGCGCGCGGCGCGCGGGGCGACGGCCTCCGAGGCGGCGTCCCGGGACGCCGGGACCCCCGCCCCGCCGCCCGCCCGCCCGGCCAACGCCCGAGGCCGAAGCCCTGA
- a CDS encoding MaoC family dehydratase: MQFGRTYEEFTVGDVYKHWPGKTVTEYDDHLFCLLTMNHHPLHLDANYAERTTDFGRNVVVGNYVYSLLLGMSVPDVSGKAIANLEIESLRHVAPTFHGDTVYGETTVLDKTPSRSKTDRGIVHVETRGYKQDGTLVCVFRRKVMVPNATYVKERGGEQPGRPEPREPARPAAPAPTPANQEQ, encoded by the coding sequence ATGCAGTTCGGCCGCACCTACGAGGAGTTCACGGTCGGCGACGTGTACAAGCACTGGCCCGGCAAGACGGTCACCGAGTACGACGACCACCTCTTCTGTCTGCTCACCATGAACCACCACCCGCTGCACCTGGACGCGAACTACGCCGAGCGGACGACCGACTTCGGCCGGAACGTCGTCGTCGGCAACTACGTCTACTCGCTGCTGCTCGGCATGTCCGTCCCCGACGTCTCGGGTAAGGCGATCGCCAACCTGGAGATCGAGTCGCTGCGGCACGTGGCGCCGACCTTCCACGGCGACACGGTCTACGGCGAGACGACGGTGCTGGACAAGACGCCGTCCCGGTCGAAGACCGACCGCGGCATCGTCCACGTGGAGACCAGGGGCTACAAGCAGGACGGCACGCTCGTCTGCGTCTTCCGGCGCAAGGTGATGGTGCCGAACGCGACGTACGTGAAGGAGCGCGGCGGCGAGCAGCCCGGCCGACCCGAACCCCGCGAGCCCGCCCGGCCCGCCGCGCCCGCGCCGACCCCCGCGAACCAGGAGCAGTGA
- a CDS encoding GNAT family N-acetyltransferase: MDVLVREMTEDDIDAVAAVRVRGWQTAYAGLMPQSYLDAMSVREDAERRREFFARGLGDVINLVAEEPAPGGGAGGGTEVVGWACCGPYRDEDLPSGDAELYAIYVRPERLGAGIGRALLAEALRRLTEREFPRVRLWVVRGNQRAERFYARAGFAPDGGEESYEVAGAQVPEVRYARDLPAAHPVA; this comes from the coding sequence ATGGATGTTCTGGTGCGCGAGATGACCGAGGACGACATCGACGCCGTGGCCGCCGTGCGGGTCCGGGGGTGGCAGACCGCCTACGCGGGGCTCATGCCGCAGTCGTATCTGGACGCCATGAGCGTGCGCGAAGACGCCGAGCGGCGGCGGGAGTTCTTCGCGCGGGGGCTCGGGGACGTGATCAACCTGGTCGCGGAGGAGCCCGCGCCGGGCGGCGGCGCGGGCGGCGGGACCGAGGTCGTGGGGTGGGCCTGCTGCGGTCCGTACCGGGACGAGGACCTGCCGAGCGGGGACGCCGAGCTGTACGCGATCTACGTCAGGCCGGAGCGGCTGGGCGCGGGCATCGGGCGTGCGCTGCTGGCCGAGGCGCTGCGACGGCTGACGGAGCGCGAGTTCCCCCGGGTACGGCTGTGGGTCGTACGGGGCAACCAGCGGGCGGAGCGCTTCTACGCCCGGGCCGGGTTCGCCCCCGACGGCGGCGAGGAGTCCTACGAGGTGGCCGGAGCCCAGGTGCCCGAGGTGCGCTACGCCCGCGACCTGCCCGCCGCCCACCCCGTCGCGTAA
- a CDS encoding protein meaA, with the protein MTERHKDRPWLMRTYAGHSTAEASNALYRRNLAKGQTGLSVAFDLPTQTGYDPDHVLARGEVGRVGVPVSHLGDMRRLFQDIPLEQMNTSMTINATAMWLLAMYQVVAEEQGLGPEAVGGLSGTTQNDIVKEYLSRGTHVFPPGPSLRLTTDLITYSVNHIPKWNPINICSYHLQEAGATPVQEIAYAMSTAVAVLDAVRDSGQVPAERFGDVVARISFFVNAGVRFVEEMCKMRAFGRIWDQITRERYGVGNPKQRRFRYGVQVNSLGLTEAQPENNVQRIVLEMLAVTLSKDARARAVQLPAWNEALGLPRPWDQQWSLRVQQVLAHESDLLEYPDIFEGSHVVEAKVAELTAAALAEIDRIQEMGGAMAAVESGYLKSQLVASHAERRARIEAGEELIVGVNCYQGTEPNPLTADLDTAIMTVDPANEARVVAALHRWRDERDEPRAQEALSALKAAAAGTANLMPATLECVRAGVTTGEWAWALRDVFGEYRAPTGVSGAPLAVAAEPGSALGAVRDKVAKTAADLGVGKLRLLVGKPGLDGHSNGAEQIAVRARDAGFEVIYQGIRLTPEQIVAAAVAEDVHCVGLSILSGSHAELVPDVLTRLREAGVANAAGADGPAEAPVPVIVGGIIPSADATALRAAGVAAVFTPKDFGITEIIGRIVDEIRTANQLDPLEATA; encoded by the coding sequence ATGACTGAGCGTCACAAGGACCGTCCGTGGTTGATGCGGACGTACGCCGGACACTCCACCGCCGAGGCGTCCAACGCCCTCTACCGGCGCAATCTCGCCAAGGGCCAGACCGGCCTCTCGGTCGCGTTCGACCTGCCGACGCAGACCGGCTACGACCCCGACCACGTCCTGGCCCGCGGCGAGGTCGGCCGGGTCGGGGTGCCCGTCTCCCACCTGGGGGACATGCGGCGGCTGTTCCAGGACATCCCGCTGGAGCAGATGAACACCTCCATGACCATCAACGCCACCGCGATGTGGCTGCTGGCCATGTACCAGGTGGTGGCCGAGGAGCAGGGGCTCGGCCCGGAGGCGGTCGGCGGGCTCTCCGGCACCACGCAGAACGACATCGTCAAGGAGTACCTCTCCCGCGGCACGCACGTCTTCCCGCCGGGCCCGAGCCTGCGTCTGACCACCGACCTGATCACCTACTCGGTGAACCACATCCCCAAGTGGAACCCGATCAACATCTGCAGCTACCACCTCCAGGAGGCCGGCGCCACGCCGGTGCAGGAGATCGCGTACGCCATGAGTACGGCCGTCGCCGTGCTCGACGCCGTACGCGACTCCGGGCAGGTGCCGGCGGAGCGGTTCGGAGACGTGGTGGCGCGCATCTCGTTCTTCGTGAACGCGGGCGTGCGCTTCGTCGAGGAGATGTGCAAGATGCGCGCCTTCGGCCGCATCTGGGACCAGATCACGCGCGAGCGGTACGGCGTGGGCAACCCCAAGCAGCGCCGCTTCCGGTACGGCGTGCAGGTCAACTCGCTGGGCCTGACCGAGGCGCAGCCGGAGAACAACGTCCAGCGGATCGTCCTGGAGATGCTGGCCGTCACCCTCTCCAAGGACGCCCGCGCCCGCGCCGTACAGCTCCCGGCCTGGAACGAGGCGCTCGGCCTGCCCAGGCCGTGGGACCAGCAGTGGTCGCTGCGCGTCCAGCAGGTGCTCGCGCACGAGAGCGACCTGCTGGAGTACCCGGACATCTTCGAGGGGTCGCACGTCGTCGAGGCCAAGGTGGCGGAGCTGACCGCCGCCGCGCTGGCCGAGATCGACCGCATCCAGGAGATGGGCGGCGCGATGGCCGCCGTCGAGTCGGGCTACCTCAAGTCGCAGCTCGTGGCCTCGCACGCGGAGCGGCGGGCCCGGATCGAGGCGGGCGAGGAGCTGATCGTCGGCGTCAACTGCTACCAGGGCACCGAGCCGAACCCGCTCACCGCCGACCTGGACACCGCGATCATGACGGTGGACCCGGCCAACGAGGCCAGGGTGGTGGCCGCGCTGCACCGCTGGCGCGACGAGCGCGACGAGCCGCGCGCCCAGGAGGCGCTGTCCGCGCTCAAGGCGGCGGCGGCCGGCACCGCCAACCTGATGCCGGCGACGCTGGAGTGCGTCCGGGCGGGGGTGACCACCGGCGAGTGGGCGTGGGCGCTGCGGGACGTGTTCGGCGAGTACCGCGCCCCGACCGGGGTCAGCGGCGCCCCGCTGGCGGTGGCGGCCGAACCGGGCAGCGCGCTGGGCGCCGTACGGGACAAGGTCGCCAAGACGGCGGCCGACCTCGGCGTGGGCAAGCTGCGGCTGCTGGTCGGCAAGCCCGGACTGGACGGGCACAGCAACGGCGCGGAGCAGATCGCGGTGCGGGCCAGGGACGCCGGGTTCGAGGTGATCTACCAGGGCATCCGGCTCACGCCCGAGCAGATCGTGGCGGCGGCCGTCGCCGAGGACGTGCACTGCGTCGGCCTGTCGATCCTCTCCGGCTCGCACGCCGAACTGGTCCCGGACGTGCTCACCAGGCTGCGCGAGGCCGGCGTCGCGAACGCCGCCGGGGCCGACGGCCCGGCCGAGGCCCCCGTTCCGGTGATCGTCGGCGGGATCATCCCGTCCGCGGACGCCACCGCGCTGCGCGCCGCCGGCGTCGCGGCCGTCTTCACCCCGAAGGACTTCGGAATCACCGAGATCATCGGCCGTATCGTCGATGAGATCCGTACAGCGAACCAGCTCGACCCCCTGGAGGCCACCGCATGA
- the ccrA gene encoding crotonyl-CoA carboxylase/reductase has protein sequence MNEILDAILAPDSTSADFAALPLPPSYRAVTVHKDEAEMFDGLTTREKDPRKSLHVDEVPVPELGPGEALVAVMASSVNYNSVWTSIFEPVSTFHFLERYGKLSPLAKRHDLPYHVIGSDLAGVVLRTGPGVNAWRPGDEVVAHCLSVELESADGHDDTMLDPEQRIWGFETNFGGLAEIALVKSNQLMPKPGHLSWEEAASPGLVNSTAYRQLVSRNGAGMKQGDNVLIWGASGGLGSYATQFALAGGATPICVVSSDQKADICRAMGAEAIIDRNAEGYRFWKDENAQDPREWKRFGKRIRELTGGEDVDIVFEHPGRETFGASVYVTRKGGTIVTCASTSGYTHEYDNRYLWMSLKKIVGSHFANYREAWEANRLIAKGKIHPTLSKTYRLDETGQAAYDVHRNLHQGKVGVLALAPEEGLGVRDEELRAQHIDAINRFRDA, from the coding sequence ATGAACGAAATCCTGGACGCGATCCTCGCTCCGGACAGCACGTCCGCGGACTTCGCGGCCCTGCCGCTGCCCCCCTCGTACCGCGCGGTGACCGTGCACAAGGACGAGGCCGAGATGTTCGACGGCCTCACCACCCGGGAGAAGGACCCGCGCAAGTCCCTGCACGTGGACGAGGTGCCGGTGCCCGAACTCGGCCCGGGTGAGGCGCTGGTCGCGGTCATGGCCAGCTCGGTGAACTACAACTCCGTCTGGACCTCGATCTTCGAGCCCGTCTCGACCTTCCACTTCCTGGAGCGCTACGGCAAGCTCTCGCCGCTGGCCAAGCGGCACGACCTGCCGTACCACGTCATCGGCTCCGACCTGGCGGGCGTCGTGCTGCGCACCGGCCCCGGCGTCAACGCCTGGCGGCCGGGTGACGAGGTGGTCGCGCACTGCCTGTCGGTCGAGTTGGAGTCGGCCGACGGTCACGACGACACGATGCTCGACCCCGAGCAGCGGATCTGGGGCTTCGAGACCAACTTCGGCGGCCTGGCCGAGATCGCCCTGGTCAAGTCCAACCAGCTCATGCCGAAGCCGGGCCACCTCAGTTGGGAGGAGGCCGCGTCCCCCGGCCTGGTGAACTCCACCGCCTACCGGCAGTTGGTCTCCCGCAACGGGGCCGGCATGAAGCAGGGCGACAACGTGCTGATCTGGGGCGCCAGCGGCGGCCTCGGCTCGTACGCCACGCAGTTCGCGCTCGCCGGCGGCGCCACCCCGATCTGTGTGGTCTCCAGCGACCAGAAGGCCGACATCTGCCGCGCGATGGGCGCCGAGGCGATCATCGACCGGAACGCGGAGGGCTACCGGTTCTGGAAGGACGAGAACGCCCAGGACCCGCGCGAGTGGAAGCGGTTCGGCAAGCGCATCCGCGAGCTGACCGGCGGCGAGGACGTGGACATCGTCTTCGAGCACCCGGGGCGCGAGACGTTCGGCGCCTCCGTCTACGTCACCCGCAAGGGCGGCACCATCGTCACCTGCGCCTCGACGTCCGGCTACACGCACGAGTACGACAACCGCTACCTGTGGATGTCGCTGAAGAAGATCGTCGGCTCGCACTTCGCCAACTACCGCGAGGCGTGGGAGGCCAACCGGCTGATCGCCAAGGGCAAGATCCACCCCACGCTGTCCAAGACCTACCGCCTGGACGAGACCGGCCAGGCCGCCTACGACGTGCATCGCAACCTCCACCAGGGCAAGGTCGGCGTCCTCGCCCTCGCCCCCGAGGAGGGCCTCGGCGTCCGCGACGAGGAACTGCGCGCCCAGCACATCGACGCGATCAACCGGTTCCGTGACGCGTGA
- a CDS encoding TetR family transcriptional regulator yields MQYVPPMAQPVKSARHQQSTAGKTSDGAESASSRRAAAQRLTMRRKLAAAAMDLFAAKGYEATTVDEIAARAGVARRTFFRHFRSKEEAIFPDHDDTLVRAEAVLEAAPAHEHPLDTVCRGIKEVMRMYAADPEVSVARYRLTREVPTLREAEIASVARYERLFTRYLLGHFDETAHRDGNDDPLLAEVAASAVVTAHNHVLRRWLRAEGKGDVEAQLDHAFAIVRKTFGTGFGAYRPSTERPTALASTDGQVLVAVTRTDAPLADVLHAIEKAIQQD; encoded by the coding sequence ATGCAGTACGTTCCCCCCATGGCCCAGCCCGTAAAGTCCGCCCGTCACCAGCAATCCACCGCAGGCAAGACGTCCGACGGTGCCGAGAGCGCCAGCAGCCGGCGCGCCGCCGCCCAGCGACTCACCATGCGTCGCAAGCTCGCGGCCGCCGCCATGGACCTCTTCGCGGCCAAGGGCTACGAGGCGACGACGGTCGACGAGATCGCCGCCCGGGCGGGCGTCGCCCGCAGGACCTTCTTCCGGCACTTCCGCTCCAAGGAAGAGGCCATCTTCCCGGACCACGACGACACCCTGGTGCGCGCCGAGGCCGTGTTGGAGGCCGCCCCCGCGCACGAGCACCCGCTCGACACGGTCTGCCGGGGCATCAAGGAGGTCATGCGGATGTACGCGGCCGACCCCGAGGTGTCCGTGGCCCGTTACCGGCTGACCCGCGAGGTGCCGACGCTGCGGGAGGCGGAGATCGCCTCGGTCGCCCGCTACGAGCGGCTGTTCACCCGTTATCTGCTCGGCCACTTCGACGAGACGGCGCACCGCGACGGCAACGACGATCCGCTGCTGGCCGAGGTGGCCGCCTCCGCCGTGGTCACCGCCCACAACCACGTGCTCAGGCGCTGGCTGCGCGCCGAGGGCAAGGGCGACGTGGAGGCGCAGCTCGACCACGCGTTCGCGATCGTGCGCAAGACGTTCGGCACCGGCTTCGGCGCCTACCGGCCCAGCACCGAGCGGCCCACCGCGCTGGCCTCGACGGACGGTCAGGTGCTGGTGGCCGTGACGCGTACGGACGCGCCGCTGGCCGATGTGCTGCACGCCATCGAGAAGGCCATCCAGCAGGACTGA